One window from the genome of Pedococcus badiiscoriae encodes:
- a CDS encoding electron transfer flavoprotein subunit beta/FixA family protein: MNIVVCVKYVPDAQSDRTFNDSDNTTDRVGVDGLLSELDEYAVEEALKLVEAGEGEVTVVTVGPDQAADALKKALQMGADKAVHVKDDAIHGSDAVATSLVLAEAIKKTGTPDLVITGMASTDGTMSVVPAMLAERLGLPQVTFASELAVDGSTVTIRRDGDAASETIVASLPALVSVTDQINEPRYPSFKGIMAAKKKPVEEWALADLGIDASQVGLDAAWTKVESFTKRPPREQGQIVTDEGDGGTKLAEFLSAQKFI, encoded by the coding sequence ATGAACATCGTCGTCTGCGTGAAGTACGTGCCGGACGCACAGTCCGACCGCACGTTCAACGACTCCGACAACACCACCGACCGGGTGGGCGTTGACGGTCTGCTGTCCGAGCTCGACGAGTACGCCGTCGAGGAGGCCCTCAAGCTCGTGGAGGCCGGAGAGGGTGAGGTGACCGTGGTCACCGTCGGCCCCGACCAGGCTGCCGATGCCCTGAAGAAGGCCCTGCAGATGGGGGCCGACAAGGCCGTGCACGTCAAGGACGACGCGATCCACGGCTCTGACGCCGTGGCCACCTCCCTCGTCCTGGCCGAGGCCATCAAGAAGACCGGCACCCCTGACCTCGTCATCACCGGCATGGCGTCCACCGACGGCACGATGAGCGTCGTCCCGGCCATGCTCGCCGAGCGCCTCGGCCTGCCGCAGGTGACGTTCGCCTCGGAGCTGGCCGTCGACGGGTCCACCGTGACGATCCGTCGCGACGGGGACGCCGCCTCGGAGACGATCGTCGCGTCGCTGCCGGCGCTGGTGTCGGTCACCGACCAGATCAACGAGCCGCGCTACCCCTCGTTCAAGGGGATCATGGCCGCGAAGAAGAAGCCGGTCGAGGAATGGGCCCTGGCCGACCTCGGCATCGACGCCTCGCAGGTCGGCCTGGACGCCGCCTGGACCAAGGTCGAGTCGTTCACCAAGCGGCCCCCGCGCGAGCAGGGCCAGATCGTCACCGACGAGGGCGACGGCGGCACCAAGCTCGCCGAGTTCCTGTCCGCGCAGAAGTTCATCTGA
- a CDS encoding electron transfer flavoprotein subunit alpha/FixB family protein: MAEVLVLVDHANGTVRKTTSELLTIARRLGEPSAVFVGDGFDAAKETLAKYGAEKVYRVESADVTDYLVAPQAELLAQLVEKTSAAAVLIPSNSAGKEIAARLAIKTDSGLITDAVDVQAGEGGGVSTTQSVFAGSYSVKSVVTKGTPIITVKPNSATPEEAAGAAADEVFEPTISEAAKGAKVTESKPKEATGRPELTEAAIVVSGGRGTGGDFSPVETFADSLGAAVGASRAAVDAGWYPHTSQVGQTGKQVSPQLYVACGISGAIQHRAGMQTSKTIIAINKDEEAPIFELVDFGVVGDLFTVLPQATEAVNAAKG, translated from the coding sequence ATGGCTGAAGTACTCGTCCTGGTCGACCACGCGAACGGCACCGTTCGCAAGACCACCTCGGAACTGCTCACCATCGCCCGCCGCCTCGGCGAGCCCAGCGCCGTGTTCGTCGGCGACGGGTTCGACGCGGCGAAGGAGACGCTGGCCAAGTACGGCGCGGAGAAGGTCTACCGCGTCGAGTCCGCCGACGTCACCGACTACCTCGTCGCCCCGCAGGCCGAGCTGCTCGCCCAGCTCGTGGAGAAGACCTCCGCTGCCGCCGTGCTCATCCCGAGCAACAGCGCCGGCAAGGAGATCGCTGCGCGGCTCGCGATCAAGACCGACTCGGGCCTGATCACCGACGCCGTCGACGTGCAGGCGGGTGAGGGCGGTGGCGTGTCCACCACCCAGTCCGTCTTCGCGGGCTCCTACAGCGTCAAGTCGGTCGTCACCAAGGGCACGCCGATCATCACGGTCAAGCCCAACTCGGCCACCCCCGAGGAGGCAGCCGGCGCGGCCGCCGACGAGGTGTTCGAGCCGACCATCTCCGAGGCCGCCAAGGGCGCCAAGGTCACCGAGTCCAAGCCCAAGGAGGCCACCGGCCGTCCCGAGCTGACCGAGGCCGCGATCGTGGTCTCCGGCGGTCGTGGCACCGGCGGCGACTTCTCCCCGGTCGAGACCTTCGCGGACTCGCTCGGTGCCGCGGTGGGTGCCTCGCGCGCCGCCGTCGACGCCGGCTGGTACCCGCACACCTCGCAGGTGGGCCAGACCGGCAAGCAGGTCTCCCCGCAGCTGTACGTCGCGTGTGGCATCTCCGGCGCCATCCAGCACCGCGCGGGCATGCAGACGTCCAAGACGATCATCGCGATCAACAAGGACGAGGAGGCCCCGATCTTCGAGCTCGTCGACTTCGGTGTCGTGGGCGACCTCTTCACGGTCCTCCCGCAGGCCACCGAGGCCGTCAACGCCGCCAAGGGCTGA
- a CDS encoding S8 family serine peptidase, which yields MKRTRAVVAMTATAALAVMALATPASAGLMSSGSSLAPVQPWLASQLGTLKSATPTTVLVHGTDTAAATRAVQAAGLRRVTTFEKIGVVVATGLPTQVQAVRSQPGVTYVEGNQPIEMLLSTSNKATRGDEARNTLTGADGTALDGKGVSVAVIDSGVDPTHPFLKNPDGTSAVVKNLKMVCEPVTESTCAPVDAGSADTDLVSGGGHGMHVNGIVAGRDVTLSDGTKMHGAAPGASLVSISTGAVLFIIGADAALNWVLENHNAPCGAGVAVSKCPPIKVTSNSYGPTGGGAFDPNSATVKLQRALVKEGVVTVWANGNDGGDGSKDLSNPPAKDPTPGIISVASYFDQNTGTRDGTVSTFSSRGKAGDQSTYPDISAPGESITSSCRIYLPICSSGLDPKDGGDYNTISGTSMATPHISGIVAQLFQANPNATPAQVEAAIESTAYKYTNGAPYEAGTNGTTSFDKGHGLVDVVAAANAIR from the coding sequence GTGAAGAGAACCCGGGCAGTCGTCGCGATGACTGCCACGGCTGCTCTGGCCGTGATGGCCCTCGCAACGCCCGCTTCGGCGGGCCTGATGTCCTCCGGCAGCTCCCTCGCCCCTGTCCAGCCCTGGCTGGCCTCCCAGCTGGGCACGCTCAAGTCCGCAACCCCGACCACCGTGCTCGTGCACGGCACCGACACGGCCGCCGCCACCCGCGCGGTGCAGGCTGCCGGCCTGCGCCGGGTGACGACCTTCGAGAAGATCGGCGTCGTCGTCGCCACGGGACTGCCCACCCAGGTGCAGGCGGTCCGGTCGCAGCCCGGCGTGACGTACGTCGAGGGCAACCAGCCCATCGAGATGCTGCTGTCGACCTCCAACAAGGCCACCCGCGGCGACGAGGCGCGCAACACCCTCACCGGGGCCGACGGCACCGCCCTCGACGGCAAGGGGGTCTCGGTCGCCGTGATCGACTCCGGCGTCGACCCGACCCACCCGTTCCTGAAGAACCCCGACGGCACCTCCGCCGTGGTCAAGAACCTCAAGATGGTCTGCGAGCCGGTGACGGAGAGCACCTGCGCGCCCGTCGATGCCGGTTCGGCCGACACCGACCTGGTCTCCGGCGGCGGGCACGGCATGCACGTCAACGGGATCGTCGCCGGTCGCGACGTCACGCTGTCCGACGGCACCAAGATGCACGGCGCCGCCCCTGGGGCGAGCCTGGTCAGCATCAGCACCGGTGCGGTGCTCTTCATCATCGGCGCCGACGCGGCGCTGAACTGGGTGCTCGAGAACCACAACGCCCCGTGCGGTGCGGGCGTCGCGGTCAGCAAGTGCCCGCCGATCAAGGTGACGTCGAACTCCTACGGCCCCACCGGCGGTGGCGCCTTCGACCCGAACTCCGCGACGGTCAAGCTGCAGCGCGCCCTGGTCAAGGAGGGCGTGGTCACGGTCTGGGCCAACGGCAACGACGGCGGCGACGGGTCCAAGGACCTGTCCAACCCGCCCGCCAAGGACCCGACGCCCGGCATCATCTCGGTCGCCTCGTACTTCGACCAGAACACCGGCACCCGTGACGGCACCGTCTCGACGTTCTCCAGCCGCGGCAAGGCCGGCGACCAGTCCACCTACCCGGACATCTCCGCGCCCGGTGAGTCGATCACCAGCTCGTGCCGCATCTACCTGCCGATCTGTTCGTCGGGGCTCGACCCCAAGGACGGCGGCGACTACAACACGATCAGCGGCACCTCGATGGCCACCCCACACATCTCGGGCATCGTCGCGCAGCTCTTCCAGGCCAACCCGAACGCCACCCCGGCGCAGGTCGAGGCCGCCATCGAGTCCACCGCCTACAAGTACACGAATGGTGCGCCGTACGAAGCGGGCACCAACGGCACGACGAGCTTCGACAAGGGCCACGGCCTGGTCGACGTCGTCGCTGCCGCCAATGCCATCCGCTAG
- a CDS encoding aminotransferase class V-fold PLP-dependent enzyme, which translates to MTAYLDHAATTPMLPSAIAAMVDQLATTGNASSLHTSGRMARRVVEESRERLAKALGARPSEVVFTSGGTESDNLAVAGTFEARREADPGRVRIVCSAIEHHAVLDCVEHLVAQEGAKVTWVEPDALGFITPGAVRAAIEEDPDSVALVTVMWANNEVGTVQPVAELAALAHEFGVPFHTDAVQAAGHLPVDFAQSGADLMTVTGHKVGGPLGVGALLVRRDVVVVPQSFGGGQERQIRSGTLDVPAIRAFAVAMEEAVETVPVEGPRLMALRDRLIRSAMDLGYEITATGAWEAGDGIHRLPGNAHLLVPGCEGDSLLYLLDAAGVECSTGSACQAGVPQPSHVLLAMGIPEGSARGALRLTFGHTSTDADVDAVLAALPAAIDRARRASGWTG; encoded by the coding sequence GTGACCGCCTACCTCGACCATGCCGCCACCACGCCGATGCTCCCATCGGCCATCGCGGCCATGGTCGACCAGCTGGCCACGACCGGCAACGCGTCCTCGCTGCACACCTCGGGCCGGATGGCCCGCCGGGTCGTCGAGGAGTCGCGAGAGCGACTGGCCAAGGCCCTCGGGGCGCGCCCGTCGGAGGTCGTCTTCACCTCCGGGGGCACCGAGTCCGACAACCTGGCCGTCGCCGGGACCTTCGAGGCGCGACGCGAGGCGGACCCCGGCCGCGTCCGGATCGTCTGCAGCGCCATCGAGCACCACGCCGTCCTCGACTGCGTCGAGCACCTGGTCGCCCAGGAGGGGGCCAAGGTGACCTGGGTCGAGCCCGACGCCCTGGGCTTCATCACGCCGGGCGCGGTCCGCGCTGCCATCGAGGAGGACCCCGACTCGGTGGCTCTGGTCACGGTCATGTGGGCCAACAACGAGGTCGGCACCGTCCAGCCGGTGGCAGAGCTCGCGGCGCTGGCGCACGAGTTCGGCGTGCCGTTCCACACCGACGCCGTCCAGGCCGCGGGCCACCTCCCGGTGGACTTCGCCCAGTCGGGGGCTGACCTGATGACCGTGACCGGCCACAAGGTCGGCGGGCCGCTGGGCGTGGGGGCGCTGCTGGTCCGTCGCGACGTCGTCGTGGTGCCGCAGAGCTTCGGCGGGGGACAGGAGCGTCAGATCCGCAGTGGGACCCTGGACGTCCCCGCGATCCGTGCGTTCGCCGTCGCCATGGAGGAGGCCGTCGAGACCGTCCCGGTGGAGGGACCTCGGCTGATGGCGTTGCGGGACAGGCTGATCCGCTCTGCCATGGACCTCGGCTACGAGATCACAGCGACGGGCGCATGGGAGGCCGGCGACGGCATACACCGGCTGCCCGGCAACGCCCACCTGCTCGTGCCCGGCTGCGAAGGTGACTCGCTGCTCTACCTCCTCGACGCCGCGGGGGTCGAGTGCTCGACCGGTTCGGCGTGCCAGGCGGGAGTGCCGCAGCCGTCCCACGTGCTGCTCGCGATGGGCATCCCGGAGGGCTCCGCGCGCGGTGCCCTGCGGCTGACGTTCGGCCACACCTCGACCGACGCCGACGTC